Proteins from a genomic interval of Clostridium sp. 'deep sea':
- a CDS encoding indolepyruvate oxidoreductase subunit beta has protein sequence MTKSIMLVGVGGQGTILASKLLVTGLLEAGYDVKMSEIHGMSQRGGSVSSQVRYGEKVSSPVIEIGSTDVLIAFEKMEALRYLKYLKPNGKVVVNDFAIESMPILNGVAEYPKGIIDKIKSVVDTQVLDAAKLARELGNIKVMNVILLGTLVKSMNLESVNWNKIIEENVKERFVEINKKAISLGISLVK, from the coding sequence ATGACTAAGAGTATTATGTTAGTTGGTGTAGGTGGCCAAGGAACTATTTTAGCAAGTAAACTTCTAGTTACTGGTCTTCTTGAGGCTGGTTACGATGTAAAAATGAGTGAAATTCATGGTATGTCACAGCGTGGTGGCTCAGTATCATCACAGGTAAGGTACGGAGAAAAAGTTTCATCTCCAGTAATTGAGATAGGTAGCACAGATGTATTAATAGCTTTTGAAAAAATGGAAGCTTTACGTTATTTAAAATATTTAAAGCCTAATGGTAAAGTAGTAGTAAATGATTTTGCTATTGAGTCAATGCCTATACTTAATGGTGTTGCCGAATACCCAAAGGGTATAATTGATAAAATTAAATCTGTTGTAGACACTCAAGTATTAGATGCAGCCAAGCTAGCACGTGAGCTTGGCAACATAAAAGTTATGAATGTAATACTATTAGGTACCCTAGTAAAATCTATGAATTTAGAGTCTGTTAATTGGAATAAAATTATTGAAGAAAACGTTAAAGAACGTTTTGTTGAAATAAACAAAAAAGCCATTTCTTTAGGAATATCTTTAGTTAAATAA
- the iorA gene encoding indolepyruvate ferredoxin oxidoreductase subunit alpha, producing MKKLMTGNEAVARGAYEAGVRYAAAYPGTPSTEILENILNYKNDIYAEWAPNEKVALESAIGAAFAGARSIASMKHVGVNVAADPLFTLSYIGVNGGFVLVSADEPGMHSSQNEQDNRNYAKFAKIPMFEPATSQEAKEMIKEAYKVSEQYDTPVLYRLTTRLCHSKGIVDCNDRVEVPIVKYEKNASKTVSVPANSRKMRYKVEERMIKLKDYSNNSPLNFSEINDTKIGIVASGVSYHYAYEVFGAEASYFKIGFSNPLPIEKIREFANQVDKLYIVEENDPYIEEQLKINGIECIGKDIFPFTGEMTPDVIRKAFYGEQLKTAEFTADEVVARPPTLCAGCPHRGFFYELAKKRNVFISGDIGCYTLAFAPPYNAMDAVVCMGGSLSMGHGAQKVFNMNKDNDMRVVSVLGDSTFFHTGINSLLNVAYNQSNTVNVILDNRITGMTGHQQNPGTGYTAGGQSAPNLDLEVLVKACGIKHVKTIDPNNLKKVKETLNWAFALDQPCVIITRWPCVLKKFSQEDKDEFTNAFREKCTIDHDKCIGCRQCIKTGCPALSFNKETRKASIDYNSCVGCEVCLQTCPVNAISKEQR from the coding sequence ATGAAGAAGTTAATGACCGGTAACGAAGCAGTTGCTAGAGGTGCTTATGAAGCTGGAGTACGTTATGCTGCAGCTTACCCAGGTACCCCAAGTACTGAAATTTTAGAGAACATTTTAAACTACAAAAACGACATTTACGCAGAATGGGCACCAAACGAAAAGGTAGCTTTAGAGTCTGCAATTGGAGCAGCATTTGCTGGAGCTAGATCTATTGCTTCTATGAAACACGTTGGTGTAAATGTTGCTGCTGACCCATTATTTACTTTATCTTATATTGGGGTGAATGGTGGTTTTGTTTTAGTAAGTGCAGATGAACCTGGAATGCACTCTTCTCAAAATGAGCAAGATAATCGTAATTATGCAAAGTTTGCTAAAATTCCCATGTTTGAGCCTGCAACAAGTCAAGAAGCTAAAGAAATGATTAAAGAGGCTTATAAAGTTAGTGAGCAATATGATACCCCTGTTTTATATAGATTAACAACACGCCTATGTCACTCTAAAGGTATTGTTGATTGTAATGATAGGGTAGAGGTTCCTATTGTAAAATATGAAAAAAATGCTTCGAAAACTGTATCTGTTCCAGCTAACTCACGTAAAATGCGCTACAAAGTTGAAGAGCGTATGATTAAGCTTAAAGATTACTCAAACAATTCTCCTTTAAACTTTTCAGAAATAAATGATACTAAAATTGGTATTGTGGCCTCAGGGGTTTCATATCACTATGCTTATGAAGTATTTGGAGCAGAGGCTTCGTACTTTAAAATTGGTTTTTCTAATCCCTTGCCAATTGAAAAAATAAGAGAGTTTGCTAATCAGGTAGACAAGCTTTATATAGTGGAAGAGAATGATCCATATATAGAAGAGCAATTAAAAATTAATGGCATTGAATGTATTGGAAAAGATATCTTCCCATTCACTGGTGAAATGACTCCAGACGTTATTCGTAAGGCGTTTTATGGAGAGCAACTTAAAACAGCAGAGTTTACAGCAGATGAGGTAGTTGCCAGACCACCAACCCTATGTGCAGGATGTCCTCACCGCGGCTTCTTTTACGAGTTAGCTAAAAAGCGTAATGTATTTATAAGTGGTGATATTGGTTGTTATACTTTAGCATTTGCTCCACCTTATAATGCTATGGATGCTGTAGTTTGTATGGGCGGTTCATTGAGTATGGGACATGGTGCCCAAAAAGTCTTTAACATGAATAAAGATAACGATATGAGAGTTGTATCTGTATTAGGAGATTCAACATTTTTCCATACAGGCATTAACTCCTTATTAAATGTTGCTTATAACCAAAGTAATACAGTTAATGTTATTTTAGATAACCGCATTACAGGTATGACTGGTCATCAACAGAACCCAGGAACAGGATATACAGCGGGTGGTCAATCAGCCCCTAACCTAGATTTAGAGGTTTTAGTTAAGGCCTGTGGCATTAAACATGTTAAAACAATAGATCCTAATAATCTTAAAAAAGTAAAAGAAACCTTAAATTGGGCATTTGCTTTAGATCAACCATGTGTAATTATTACCAGATGGCCTTGTGTTCTTAAAAAATTCTCTCAAGAGGATAAAGATGAATTTACAAATGCCTTTAGAGAAAAATGTACTATAGACCATGACAAATGTATTGGCTGTCGTCAATGTATTAAAACAGGATGTCCAGCATTATCATTTAACAAAGAAACCAGAAAAGCTAGTATTGATTATAATTCATGTGTAGGCTGTGAGGTTTGTTTACAAACATGTCCTGTAAACGCTATTTCAAAGGAGCAAAGGTAA
- a CDS encoding TetR/AcrR family transcriptional regulator: MNNTFFKISQSKQQTIINVAFKHFVKHGYENTSSNLIIKELDISNRSLIKYFSTKLELYSYLVEIASTKLLSHIEQHQITGKNWRQRLMSYAAIEFDFLIKNHLMYKFFNKVGSELHHPNLASLKEKLNLQANCYLNVICKSIKLPASPNNILKKHVAFILKGYNESVISKFKVNSVTVKDKQNYLNGLQQHLEFICENVS; this comes from the coding sequence ATGAACAATACATTTTTTAAAATATCCCAAAGTAAACAACAAACAATAATTAATGTTGCGTTTAAACACTTTGTTAAACATGGCTATGAAAATACGTCTTCAAACTTAATTATTAAGGAGTTAGATATTTCAAATAGAAGCCTAATTAAGTACTTTTCAACTAAGTTAGAGCTTTATAGCTATCTGGTTGAAATTGCCTCTACCAAGCTCTTAAGCCATATTGAACAACACCAAATAACCGGTAAAAATTGGCGACAGCGTTTAATGAGTTATGCAGCTATAGAATTCGATTTTTTAATAAAGAATCATTTAATGTACAAATTTTTTAATAAGGTAGGGAGTGAGCTACATCATCCTAACTTGGCTAGCTTAAAAGAAAAACTAAATTTGCAAGCTAACTGTTATCTTAATGTTATTTGTAAAAGCATAAAATTACCAGCAAGTCCTAATAATATATTAAAAAAACACGTTGCTTTTATCTTAAAAGGCTACAATGAATCTGTTATAAGTAAATTTAAAGTTAACTCAGTTACAGTTAAAGACAAACAAAATTATTTAAATGGCTTACAACAGCATTTAGAATTTATTTGCGAAAATGTTAGTTAG
- a CDS encoding bifunctional enoyl-CoA hydratase/phosphate acetyltransferase, translating into MIKSFADLERSLKSNVKTARIAVVCAHEEHTLEAVIKAMKEGLVTPILIGNKSKIEEILNSFAVNLNLVTIINETDEPLAAQKAVDLVKNNQADFIMKGLIQTKNLLKAVVNKEHGLGTGSVMSHMAFNEVPNYHKLLVTTDGGMVMYPNLEQKRAVLENAVKVFNKLGYEKPNVAVLAAVEKVNPKMPETVDAAELKRLNQEGIIKNCIVEGPISYDLSLNKESAEIKNYHSEVTGEVDIFLVPNITVGNILGKSLIYSAKAKMAGLIVGAKVPIILTSRGATVEEKYLSIVLAVAVS; encoded by the coding sequence ATGATTAAATCTTTTGCTGATTTAGAGCGTTCTTTAAAGAGTAATGTAAAAACCGCACGTATTGCGGTTGTTTGTGCTCATGAAGAACATACTTTAGAGGCTGTAATTAAGGCCATGAAAGAGGGCTTAGTTACTCCTATACTTATTGGTAATAAATCAAAAATTGAAGAGATACTAAATAGCTTTGCTGTGAATTTAAACCTTGTTACTATTATTAATGAAACAGATGAACCTTTGGCAGCTCAAAAGGCAGTTGACTTAGTAAAAAATAATCAAGCCGACTTTATTATGAAGGGTTTAATCCAAACTAAAAATCTGCTTAAAGCAGTTGTGAATAAAGAACATGGTTTAGGAACAGGTAGTGTTATGTCTCATATGGCGTTTAATGAGGTGCCAAACTACCACAAGCTTTTAGTTACTACCGATGGTGGTATGGTAATGTATCCTAACCTAGAGCAAAAACGAGCAGTACTTGAAAATGCAGTTAAAGTTTTTAATAAATTAGGTTATGAAAAACCTAATGTAGCAGTTTTAGCTGCAGTAGAGAAGGTTAATCCTAAAATGCCTGAAACAGTTGATGCGGCAGAGTTAAAAAGATTGAATCAAGAAGGTATCATTAAAAACTGTATAGTTGAAGGTCCAATTTCTTATGATTTAAGTTTGAACAAAGAGTCTGCAGAAATTAAAAACTACCATAGCGAAGTAACAGGTGAAGTAGATATATTTTTAGTACCGAACATAACCGTTGGTAATATTTTAGGTAAGTCATTAATTTACTCTGCAAAAGCAAAAATGGCTGGTTTAATAGTAGGTGCTAAAGTGCCTATTATTTTAACATCTCGTGGTGCCACTGTAGAAGAAAAGTATTTATCAATTGTGTTGGCTGTTGCAGTAAGTTAA